One Rhodobacteraceae bacterium M385 genomic region harbors:
- a CDS encoding tyrosine-protein phosphatase, with protein MTQTTPPLSALSTWFQYWLKDHGVLRAFWRNFHKLDDDVWRHNHPSAARLARLQEMGAASILSLRGKDSTHSVREAAICADLGLEFHAIALRAVQLPRKAALLELLDALRDSPKPMVIHCKSGADRTGFAAIVYLHVFKGVPLAQAREQLAMKYMHNPFGRAGVVNLLLDSYAKAHAATGIGFEAWVRDVYDPEALTS; from the coding sequence ATGACGCAGACGACGCCCCCCCTTTCCGCCCTTTCGACGTGGTTCCAATACTGGCTGAAAGACCATGGGGTTCTTCGGGCGTTCTGGCGCAATTTCCATAAGCTCGATGATGACGTGTGGCGTCACAATCACCCCAGTGCCGCCCGACTTGCGCGACTGCAAGAGATGGGGGCGGCTTCTATCCTCAGCCTGCGTGGGAAGGACTCGACCCACAGCGTCCGCGAGGCGGCGATCTGCGCCGATTTGGGACTGGAGTTCCACGCCATCGCCCTTAGGGCCGTGCAACTGCCCCGAAAGGCCGCACTGCTGGAACTGCTCGACGCGCTGCGCGATAGCCCCAAACCTATGGTCATTCACTGTAAATCCGGTGCGGATCGCACGGGGTTTGCGGCCATTGTGTACCTGCATGTCTTTAAAGGCGTCCCCCTCGCGCAAGCACGGGAACAACTGGCGATGAAATACATGCACAACCCTTTTGGGCGCGCGGGCGTGGTTAACCTGCTTCTCGACAGCTACGCCAAGGCCCATGCCGCCACCGGTATCGGGTTTGAGGCATGGGTGCGTGATGTCTATGATCCGGAAGCGCTAACCTCCTAA
- the acnA gene encoding aconitate hydratase AcnA, producing the protein MPITVGHDSSKTRKTLTVGDQSVAYYSIAAAEAAGLGDFSKLPAALKVVLENMLRFEDGKTVSVDDIKAFSEWATKGGKNPREIAYRPARVLMQDFTGVPAVVDLAAMRDGIKALGGDPQKINPLNPVDLVIDHSVMIDEFGNPRAFQMNVDREYERNMERYTFLKWGQTAFNNFRVVPPGTGICHQVNLEYLSQTVWTDTDQSGEEVAYPDTLVGTDSHTTMVNGAAVLGWGVGGIEAEAAMLGQPISMLIPEVVGFELTGAMMEGTTGTDLVLKVVEMLRERGVVGKFVEFYGKGLDSLPLADRATIANMAPEYGATCGFFPIDGETLRYLRTTGRDEDRIALVEAYAKENGFWRGDDYAPVYTDTLHLDMGTIVPAISGPKRPQDYVALTEASKVFGEYISGQRPEWSADQEDKAEWTDEGGQPAPRTIPGDEGKHKRAKVAGEDYTIHDGTIVIASITSCTNTSNPYVMIGAGLVARKARALGLTRKPWVKTSLAPGSQVVSAYLEAAELQDDLDAIGFNLVGYGCTTCIGNSGPIQKELSDAVNAGDIIATSVLSGNRNFEGRISPDVRANYLASPPLVVAYALAGDMNVDLTKDSLGKDKDGNDVYLKDIWPTTQEVAELVEKTVTRKAFQEKYASVFEGDEKWQGVEVPKQETYDWPAASTYIQNPPYFQGMTMDTKKIENIEGAKVLALLGDMITTDHISPAGSFKETHPAGQYLVERQVPVREFNSYGSRRGNHEVMMRGTFANIRIKNEMLDGVEGGYTLGPDGKQTSIFDAAMAYQDAGTPLVIFGGEQYGAGSSRDWAAKGTNLLGVKAVIAESFERIHRSNLVGMGVIPFEFTGGDTRKSLGLKGDETVSIHGLDSVTPLAEVPATITMGDGSVKEITLKCRIDTGVEIEYIENGGVLHYVLRNLARDPIAAE; encoded by the coding sequence CATCCAAGACCCGAAAGACATTGACCGTCGGGGACCAGTCGGTCGCCTATTACTCGATCGCCGCCGCAGAGGCCGCCGGCCTTGGCGATTTCTCCAAACTGCCCGCCGCCCTGAAAGTGGTGCTGGAGAACATGCTGCGGTTTGAGGACGGCAAGACCGTTTCCGTGGACGACATTAAGGCGTTCAGCGAATGGGCAACCAAGGGCGGCAAGAACCCCCGCGAAATCGCCTACCGCCCCGCCCGCGTTTTGATGCAGGATTTCACCGGCGTTCCCGCCGTGGTTGACCTTGCCGCCATGCGTGATGGCATCAAGGCCCTGGGTGGTGATCCGCAAAAGATTAACCCCCTTAACCCTGTTGATCTGGTCATCGACCACTCGGTCATGATCGACGAATTCGGCAACCCGCGCGCGTTCCAGATGAACGTGGACCGCGAGTATGAGCGCAATATGGAGCGTTACACGTTCCTTAAGTGGGGCCAGACCGCGTTTAACAACTTCCGCGTTGTGCCCCCCGGCACCGGCATCTGCCACCAGGTGAACCTGGAATACCTGTCGCAGACCGTTTGGACCGATACGGACCAGTCCGGCGAAGAAGTCGCCTATCCTGACACGCTTGTGGGCACCGACAGCCACACGACAATGGTTAACGGCGCCGCCGTTCTGGGTTGGGGCGTTGGCGGGATCGAGGCTGAGGCCGCGATGCTGGGCCAGCCGATTTCCATGCTGATCCCTGAGGTCGTCGGCTTCGAGCTGACTGGCGCGATGATGGAAGGCACAACCGGCACCGACCTCGTGTTGAAAGTCGTTGAAATGCTGCGCGAACGCGGCGTTGTGGGCAAATTCGTGGAGTTCTACGGCAAGGGACTTGATAGCCTGCCGCTGGCCGACCGCGCGACGATCGCCAACATGGCGCCCGAATACGGCGCGACCTGTGGCTTCTTCCCGATCGACGGCGAAACCCTGCGCTACCTGCGCACCACGGGCCGGGACGAGGACCGCATCGCGCTGGTCGAAGCCTACGCCAAGGAGAACGGTTTCTGGCGCGGCGACGATTACGCGCCTGTCTACACCGACACGCTTCACCTTGACATGGGCACCATCGTGCCTGCGATCTCGGGCCCCAAACGGCCGCAGGATTACGTTGCCCTGACAGAAGCGTCCAAGGTCTTTGGCGAATACATTTCCGGCCAGCGCCCTGAATGGTCCGCCGACCAAGAAGACAAGGCAGAGTGGACCGACGAGGGGGGGCAACCAGCGCCCCGCACGATCCCCGGCGATGAGGGCAAGCACAAGCGCGCCAAAGTTGCGGGCGAAGACTACACGATCCACGACGGTACAATCGTCATCGCTTCGATCACGTCGTGCACAAACACGTCGAACCCCTACGTGATGATCGGCGCGGGCCTTGTGGCGCGCAAAGCGCGCGCATTGGGCCTGACGCGGAAGCCTTGGGTCAAAACATCTCTCGCGCCCGGCTCTCAGGTGGTTTCGGCCTATCTGGAAGCGGCTGAATTGCAGGACGATCTGGACGCCATCGGCTTCAACCTTGTCGGCTACGGTTGCACAACTTGCATCGGCAACTCCGGCCCGATCCAGAAAGAACTGTCGGACGCCGTGAACGCGGGTGACATCATTGCGACCTCCGTTTTGTCGGGCAACCGCAACTTTGAGGGCCGGATCAGCCCGGACGTTCGCGCCAACTATCTGGCATCGCCGCCGCTGGTTGTGGCCTATGCGCTGGCTGGTGACATGAATGTCGACCTGACCAAGGACTCGCTCGGCAAGGACAAGGACGGCAACGACGTTTACCTGAAGGACATCTGGCCCACGACGCAGGAAGTCGCGGAATTGGTCGAAAAGACAGTCACGCGCAAAGCCTTCCAAGAGAAGTACGCGTCGGTCTTTGAGGGCGACGAGAAGTGGCAGGGCGTCGAGGTTCCCAAGCAGGAAACCTACGATTGGCCAGCGGCGTCCACCTACATCCAGAACCCGCCTTACTTCCAAGGCATGACCATGGACACCAAGAAGATCGAGAACATCGAAGGCGCGAAAGTGCTGGCGTTGTTGGGTGACATGATCACGACGGACCACATCTCTCCTGCGGGCTCGTTCAAAGAAACGCACCCTGCCGGTCAGTATCTGGTGGAGCGTCAGGTGCCGGTGCGCGAGTTCAACTCTTACGGGTCGCGTCGTGGTAACCACGAAGTCATGATGCGCGGCACCTTCGCCAACATCCGCATCAAGAACGAGATGCTGGACGGCGTGGAAGGCGGCTACACACTTGGGCCAGACGGCAAGCAGACCTCGATCTTTGACGCGGCCATGGCCTACCAGGATGCTGGCACCCCGCTTGTCATCTTCGGTGGCGAGCAGTACGGCGCGGGGTCTTCCCGTGACTGGGCGGCGAAGGGCACAAACCTTCTGGGCGTCAAAGCCGTGATCGCGGAATCGTTCGAGCGTATTCACCGTTCCAACCTTGTGGGCATGGGCGTTATCCCGTTCGAGTTCACCGGTGGCGACACCCGCAAATCCCTTGGCCTGAAGGGGGATGAGACGGTGTCGATCCACGGGCTCGACAGTGTGACCCCGCTGGCCGAAGTGCCTGCAACGATCACCATGGGCGACGGTTCCGTGAAGGAAATCACGCTGAAGTGCCGGATCGATACAGGCGTCGAGATCGAGTACATCGAAAACGGCGGCGTTCTGCACTACGTGCTGCGCAACCTCGCGCGCGATCCCATCGCGGCGGAGTAA